In Candidatus Vesicomyosocius okutanii, one DNA window encodes the following:
- a CDS encoding lipoprotein-releasing ABC transporter permease subunit, whose amino-acid sequence MSIEFIISNQYLRSNQKKGFISFIPGVSIVGLILSVVTLITVLSVMNGFHKELRDRVLNTISHSYITQYNNLVDNWQNLQTKINKHPNVVSTSPYIEKYALLSTHNGTQGVNVRGIRPNLEKKTSILLDKIKSGNANLLKSDILIGTGLATQLGLIIGDKITLLTPKLSSNIIGIQPRFKRFTISGIFDAGISEYDNNLAFISLEQAQKLYIMKDKVSGIRLKVDDLFNAKKITNEIITNLLDGRYYGIDWTEQKANFIKALNLEKQMISIIMSLIIAVAAFNIVSMIVMVVNDRKADIAILRTLGMTPNRIVKIFLYQGLIIGLIGITIGSILGVLLSLNIEMIVSGIESILGFQFFPKDLFYISRFPSEIHIIDIVKVIFGGFILITIASIYPAKLAGKIDIAKVLNHE is encoded by the coding sequence ATGAGTATCGAATTTATAATTTCTAATCAATACTTACGCTCCAATCAAAAAAAGGGTTTTATTTCCTTTATTCCTGGAGTTTCTATAGTGGGTTTAATTCTATCTGTCGTCACCTTGATTACAGTGTTATCTGTTATGAATGGATTTCACAAAGAACTTAGAGACAGAGTACTAAATACCATTTCTCATTCATATATTACTCAATACAATAATTTAGTTGATAACTGGCAAAATTTACAAACTAAAATTAACAAACATCCTAATGTTGTTAGTACCTCACCTTATATTGAAAAATATGCTTTGCTAAGTACACACAATGGTACTCAAGGAGTTAATGTACGAGGTATTAGACCTAACTTGGAAAAAAAAACTTCTATTCTATTAGACAAAATTAAGTCTGGTAATGCCAACTTGCTTAAATCAGATATTTTAATTGGTACAGGATTGGCAACACAACTAGGTTTAATTATTGGAGATAAAATTACACTACTTACACCTAAATTATCTTCTAATATTATAGGCATTCAGCCAAGGTTTAAACGCTTTACTATTAGTGGAATCTTTGATGCTGGTATTAGCGAATATGATAATAACTTAGCATTTATTAGCTTAGAACAAGCACAAAAGTTGTATATTATGAAGGATAAAGTCTCTGGTATTCGACTTAAGGTTGATGATTTATTTAATGCTAAGAAGATCACTAATGAAATTATTACTAACTTGTTAGACGGTCGATATTATGGTATTGACTGGACTGAACAAAAAGCCAACTTTATTAAAGCGCTGAATCTTGAAAAACAGATGATTAGTATTATAATGTCGCTCATTATTGCAGTTGCTGCTTTTAATATTGTTTCTATGATAGTAATGGTGGTAAATGATAGAAAAGCCGATATTGCTATTTTAAGAACACTTGGCATGACACCTAATCGTATTGTAAAAATATTCCTTTATCAAGGATTAATAATTGGTCTAATTGGTATTACCATTGGTAGTATCTTAGGTGTATTACTCTCTCTTAATATTGAAATGATTGTTAGTGGTATTGAGTCTATTTTGGGCTTTCAGTTCTTTCCAAAAGATTTATTCTATATCAGTCGATTTCCTTCTGAAATACATATAATAGATATCGTTAAAGTTATCTTTGGCGGTTTTATTTTAATAACAATTGCCTCTATTTATCCAGCCAAACTAGCAGGAAAAATAGATATTGCCAAAGTGTTAAATCATGAATAA
- the lolD gene encoding lipoprotein-releasing ABC transporter ATP-binding protein LolD: MNNIIECNNISYTYFNGKQKIPILNNLNLNVKQGESIAILGQSGCGKSTLLNLLGGIDKPTQGKILINGINLNTLNENDTTLLRGKYLGFVYQFHHLLNDFSMLDNVAMPERIQGVNQKSAQANAKKLLSKIGLEHRLNHLPSELSGGERQRVAIARALITNPSCILADEPTGNLDAKNTNEILNLMLELNHDQNCALIIVTHDEKIAIKMDKSLILNHGILTT; this comes from the coding sequence ATGAATAATATTATTGAATGCAACAATATTAGCTATACTTACTTTAATGGCAAACAAAAAATACCAATACTTAATAACCTCAACTTAAACGTTAAACAAGGTGAATCAATTGCAATTTTAGGACAATCAGGCTGTGGTAAATCTACTTTGCTTAATCTATTGGGTGGTATTGATAAACCCACTCAAGGAAAGATACTTATCAATGGAATTAATCTAAATACATTAAACGAAAACGATACTACGTTATTACGCGGTAAATATTTAGGGTTTGTATACCAATTTCATCATCTGCTAAATGATTTTAGTATGCTTGATAATGTTGCCATGCCTGAGCGAATACAAGGAGTGAATCAGAAATCTGCTCAAGCCAATGCTAAAAAATTACTCTCAAAAATAGGGCTTGAACACCGCCTTAATCACTTACCAAGTGAACTCTCTGGTGGTGAACGACAACGAGTTGCTATTGCAAGAGCCTTAATTACAAATCCCAGTTGTATTTTAGCAGATGAGCCTACTGGAAATTTAGATGCTAAAAATACTAACGAAATACTCAACCTAATGTTGGAACTCAATCATGATCAGAACTGTGCACTCATTATTGTAACTCACGATGAAAAAATCGCTATAAAAATGGATAAATCTCTCATTTTAAATCATGGAATATTAACAACGTAG
- the panD gene encoding aspartate 1-decarboxylase, producing the protein MKRIFLSAKLHKVTTTAVELNYEGSCEIDGVLLDAAGIGAFEQIQIYNINNGNRFTTYTILGKDNSGIISVNGAAARKVNVGDVLIIAAYALYSEEELEGYAPRLCYVNNKNILTKISTGSKKSSLY; encoded by the coding sequence ATGAAAAGAATTTTTTTGAGTGCTAAATTACACAAGGTAACAACAACTGCAGTTGAACTGAACTATGAAGGTTCTTGTGAGATTGATGGTGTGTTGTTAGATGCGGCAGGTATTGGTGCATTTGAACAAATTCAAATATATAATATTAATAATGGTAATCGTTTTACAACTTATACAATTCTTGGTAAGGATAATTCTGGTATTATTTCAGTTAATGGTGCTGCTGCTCGTAAAGTGAATGTAGGCGATGTATTAATTATTGCTGCATATGCTTTGTATTCTGAAGAAGAGCTTGAAGGTTATGCACCTAGGTTGTGTTATGTTAATAATAAAAATATCCTAACTAAGATAAGTACAGGGAGTAAAAAATCAAGTTTGTATTAA
- a CDS encoding sodium ion-translocating decarboxylase subunit beta — MEQLNTLWINTGLHQMSWGQGLMLLVGILLLYLAIVKNFEPLLLLPIGFGSILANIPGAGIAEGSGILHIFYVIGIESGAFPLIIFMGVGALTDFGPLLANPKTLLLGAAAQFGIFATLLGAIGLTVVGIFDFSLTDAAAIGIIGGADGPTSIYVASKLAPDLLGAIAVASYSYMALVPLIQPPIMRALTTKKERQIEMVQLRKVSKYEKIIFPIMLLMLVALLLPDAAPLLGMFAFGNLMKESGVVNRLSDTMQNALINIVTIFLGLAVGSKLMAEKFLQLDTLGILLLGMVAFAIGTACGVLMAKCMNIFSKNKINPLIGSAGVSAVPMAARVSNKVGLEANPHNFLLMHAMGPNVAGVIGSAIAAGIMIQFLG; from the coding sequence ATGGAACAATTAAACACACTTTGGATTAACACAGGTCTTCATCAAATGTCTTGGGGACAAGGTTTAATGCTATTGGTTGGTATTTTACTTTTATATTTGGCAATTGTTAAAAATTTTGAACCATTGCTGTTATTACCTATTGGTTTTGGTTCAATTTTAGCTAATATTCCAGGCGCAGGTATTGCTGAAGGTAGTGGTATTTTGCATATATTCTATGTGATTGGTATTGAGTCTGGTGCATTTCCACTTATTATTTTTATGGGCGTGGGCGCATTGACTGACTTTGGTCCGCTATTGGCCAACCCTAAAACATTACTACTTGGCGCAGCAGCACAATTTGGTATTTTTGCTACCTTGTTAGGCGCTATTGGTTTAACAGTAGTAGGAATTTTTGACTTTAGCTTGACTGATGCTGCTGCTATTGGTATTATTGGTGGTGCTGATGGACCAACTAGTATTTACGTTGCGTCAAAACTTGCACCTGATTTATTGGGTGCAATTGCAGTTGCTTCTTATTCTTATATGGCTTTAGTGCCACTTATTCAACCACCAATTATGCGTGCTTTAACAACTAAGAAGGAACGCCAAATTGAAATGGTTCAATTGCGTAAAGTATCAAAATATGAAAAGATTATTTTTCCTATTATGTTGTTAATGTTAGTGGCTTTATTGTTGCCTGATGCAGCACCACTACTGGGTATGTTTGCTTTTGGCAATTTAATGAAAGAATCTGGAGTGGTTAATCGTTTGAGTGATACAATGCAAAATGCTTTAATTAATATTGTTACTATTTTTTTAGGTTTGGCGGTAGGTTCAAAATTAATGGCAGAAAAGTTTTTACAATTAGATACTTTAGGTATTTTGCTTTTAGGTATGGTAGCCTTTGCTATTGGTACGGCTTGCGGGGTGTTAATGGCAAAATGTATGAATATATTTAGTAAAAATAAAATTAACCCTTTAATTGGTTCTGCTGGTGTTTCTGCAGTACCTATGGCAGCTCGTGTTTCTAATAAAGTAGGTTTAGAAGCTAACCCGCATAATTTTTTATTAATGCATGCAATGGGTCCTAATGTTGCTGGTGTGATTGGTTCAGCAATTGCAGCTGGTATTATGATTCAGTTTTTAGGTTAG
- the oadA gene encoding sodium-extruding oxaloacetate decarboxylase subunit alpha, with the protein MLDFFKKLTKRSDSLQGKKVEITELVFRDGHQSLFATRMRIDDMLPIADKLDKIGYWSIESWGGATFDSCIRYLGEDPWDRIREIKKVMPNTPQQMLLRGQNLLGYRHYSDDVVRKFVDQSAKNGVSIFRIFDAMNDIRNLKTATDQAVKIGQHAQGTLSYTISPVHNIQTWLDMAREIEDMGAHSLCIKDMAGLLQPYVAYDLIKALKMVVDIPIQLHAHATTGLSTATIVKAVEAGIDRVDTAIGSMSMTYGHSATNSVVSILENSPRKTGLDLKKLEEIDSYFRSVRCKYTHFEGSLKGVDSRILLSQVPGGMLTNMESQLREQGALDKMDEVLVEIACVRKDLGYIPLVTPTSQIVGTQSVLNVLTGERYKTITKESAGVLKGEYGATPAPVDQALQFKVLDGGEPITCRPADNIAPEMQILEKEFDRIVAKKGIILAKGKIDDLLTYALFPQVGILFLQNRDNPDFFEPVSQIVESCQRSDKKEETYTVSFKGNSYTVDVSAGGDITSMKASYDQTKLSTPVEKEILSIAPTTKGEVIGAPLSGTIWKVIVEVNQKIAQGDVLVILEAMKMETEIKAARSGVVTDIEIKEGDTVDVGQTLLILV; encoded by the coding sequence ATGCTAGATTTTTTTAAAAAACTAACTAAAAGGTCTGATAGTTTACAAGGTAAAAAGGTGGAAATTACAGAGCTTGTTTTTAGAGATGGGCATCAGTCTTTATTTGCAACACGTATGCGTATTGATGATATGTTGCCAATTGCAGATAAATTAGATAAAATCGGTTATTGGTCAATAGAATCTTGGGGTGGTGCAACTTTTGATTCGTGTATTCGTTATTTAGGAGAAGATCCCTGGGATAGAATTCGTGAGATTAAAAAAGTAATGCCTAACACGCCTCAACAAATGTTGCTTAGAGGCCAAAATTTATTAGGTTATCGTCATTATAGTGACGACGTTGTGCGTAAATTTGTAGATCAAAGCGCAAAAAATGGTGTGAGTATTTTCCGTATTTTTGATGCAATGAATGATATTCGTAATCTTAAAACAGCAACTGATCAAGCGGTTAAGATTGGTCAACATGCGCAAGGTACGTTATCCTATACAATTAGTCCTGTACATAATATTCAAACATGGCTGGACATGGCTAGAGAAATTGAAGATATGGGAGCACACTCACTTTGTATTAAAGATATGGCAGGTTTATTGCAACCATATGTAGCTTATGACTTGATTAAAGCATTAAAAATGGTTGTTGATATTCCTATTCAATTACATGCTCATGCAACAACTGGATTATCTACTGCTACCATTGTTAAGGCTGTTGAAGCTGGTATTGATCGTGTTGATACGGCTATTGGTTCTATGAGTATGACTTATGGTCATAGTGCGACTAATTCTGTGGTTTCTATTTTAGAAAATAGTCCAAGAAAGACAGGACTAGATTTGAAAAAACTAGAAGAAATTGATAGTTATTTTAGATCAGTGCGTTGTAAATATACACATTTTGAAGGCTCGCTTAAAGGGGTAGATTCAAGAATTTTATTATCTCAAGTGCCAGGTGGTATGTTAACCAATATGGAAAGCCAGTTACGTGAGCAAGGCGCACTCGATAAAATGGATGAAGTATTAGTTGAGATTGCATGTGTACGTAAGGATTTAGGTTATATACCACTGGTAACGCCAACTTCACAAATTGTAGGAACACAATCTGTTCTTAATGTACTTACTGGTGAACGCTATAAAACAATTACTAAAGAATCTGCTGGTGTACTTAAAGGTGAATATGGCGCAACACCTGCACCTGTTGATCAAGCTCTACAATTTAAGGTTTTGGATGGTGGTGAGCCAATTACTTGTAGGCCTGCTGATAATATTGCACCAGAGATGCAAATTCTTGAAAAAGAATTTGATAGAATTGTTGCTAAGAAAGGAATTATTTTGGCTAAAGGAAAGATTGATGATTTGTTGACTTATGCATTATTCCCACAAGTAGGTATTTTATTCTTACAAAATAGAGATAATCCTGATTTCTTTGAGCCAGTGTCACAGATAGTTGAGAGTTGTCAAAGATCTGACAAAAAGGAAGAAACTTACACCGTTTCGTTTAAAGGTAATTCTTATACTGTTGATGTTTCAGCGGGGGGTGATATTACGTCAATGAAAGCTTCTTATGATCAAACAAAATTATCAACTCCAGTAGAAAAAGAAATACTTAGTATAGCACCAACAACAAAAGGCGAGGTTATTGGTGCTCCACTATCCGGGACTATTTGGAAAGTAATAGTTGAAGTGAATCAAAAAATTGCACAAGGGGATGTTTTGGTTATTCTTGAAGCAATGAAAATGGAAACTGAAATTAAGGCTGCTAGAAGTGGTGTTGTGACTGATATTGAGATTAAGGAAGGTGATACAGTTGACGTAGGCCAAACTTTATTAATACTCGTATAA
- a CDS encoding OadG family protein: MKQIDFITQALNLTLFGMGFVFLFLTLLVGITKLMSMVIQKLQSKTHDKQDYHNSEFKNEMDEETKFIIEQAIKMHRGA; the protein is encoded by the coding sequence ATGAAACAAATAGATTTTATAACTCAAGCGCTTAATTTAACTTTGTTTGGTATGGGGTTTGTATTTTTATTTTTAACTTTGTTAGTTGGTATTACTAAGCTAATGTCTATGGTTATCCAAAAATTGCAAAGTAAAACTCATGATAAGCAAGATTATCATAATTCTGAGTTTAAGAATGAGATGGATGAAGAAACTAAATTTATCATCGAACAAGCAATAAAAATGCATAGGGGAGCATAG
- the infA gene encoding translation initiation factor IF-1, with protein sequence MSKSDYIELEGFVKEKLPNTTFMVELENGHCILAHISGKIRKHYIRILPGDKVTVEMTPYDLTKGRITFRHK encoded by the coding sequence ATGTCAAAAAGTGATTACATCGAGTTAGAAGGTTTTGTTAAAGAGAAGTTACCTAATACAACTTTTATGGTTGAGTTAGAAAATGGTCATTGTATTCTGGCACATATTTCTGGCAAAATTCGCAAGCATTATATTCGAATCCTTCCGGGTGATAAAGTAACCGTTGAGATGACGCCTTATGACTTAACTAAAGGAAGAATTACTTTTAGACATAAATAA
- the metF gene encoding methylenetetrahydrofolate reductase [NAD(P)H]: MKISFEFFPPKTEQGKEKLIQVRQSLSVVSPKYFSTTSGAGGTTQDTTLETVLDIQKNNNIPATPHLSCIGLKKSNIIELLDKYKAININHIIALRGDIPSSIRNMGDFNYANELVEFIRSKYNDNFNIEVAAYPEMHPQAKNIKSDLTHFVNKVKAGANGAITQYFYNADAYFRFQDDVQKLGINIPITPGIMPITNYTKLLNFSNMCGAQIPKWILERLKFYENDLESLNDFGFDVVANLCQTLKNQGVNSFHFYSMNLVEPSLKLAKNII, translated from the coding sequence ATGAAAATCAGTTTTGAGTTTTTTCCACCCAAAACAGAACAGGGAAAAGAAAAACTAATCCAAGTTAGACAAAGTTTAAGTGTAGTATCTCCTAAGTACTTTTCAACCACTTCTGGTGCGGGGGGTACAACACAAGATACAACCTTAGAAACAGTATTAGATATTCAGAAAAATAACAATATTCCAGCTACGCCACATTTATCTTGTATTGGTTTAAAAAAATCTAATATTATTGAATTATTAGACAAATACAAAGCTATAAATATCAATCATATTATTGCACTAAGGGGAGATATTCCTTCAAGTATAAGAAATATGGGTGATTTTAATTATGCTAATGAATTAGTTGAATTTATTCGATCTAAATATAATGACAACTTTAACATTGAAGTAGCAGCTTACCCTGAAATGCACCCACAAGCAAAAAATATAAAAAGTGATTTAACACACTTTGTTAACAAAGTTAAAGCAGGTGCAAATGGTGCAATTACACAATATTTCTATAATGCTGATGCCTATTTTAGATTCCAAGATGACGTGCAAAAACTAGGGATAAACATTCCAATCACACCAGGAATTATGCCCATTACCAATTATACTAAATTGCTTAATTTCTCTAATATGTGTGGTGCACAAATTCCAAAATGGATTTTAGAACGACTTAAATTTTATGAAAATGATCTAGAATCACTTAATGATTTTGGCTTTGATGTTGTTGCTAATTTATGCCAAACACTCAAGAACCAAGGTGTAAATAGCTTCCATTTTTACTCAATGAATCTCGTTGAACCATCTCTTAAGCTAGCAAAAAACATAATATAA
- a CDS encoding uroporphyrinogen-III synthase encodes MLTRPALQVEKLQDMVVKSGNNPLFFPTLKLHPIDIKLEKNHYDVIIFISANAVEYGLKILKNISYQQVLAVGSATAKKLSENNIIINDFPKNKASSEALLELDSVTQLNDKTILIFRGKGGRETLKQGLIKQGNQVEYVEVYERVCCDISHLHCQSLDKFLLSREGVISITSIDNMKSLIKIVNQINHIDKLKNYLLVVLSERIKIYVNSIEFDKVLVTPNTSNNGIISVLMNLNTLDKPVKYS; translated from the coding sequence ATGTTGACTAGACCAGCTTTACAAGTAGAAAAACTACAAGATATGGTGGTTAAAAGCGGAAATAATCCACTTTTTTTTCCAACTTTAAAGCTTCACCCTATCGATATTAAACTAGAAAAAAATCATTATGATGTGATTATTTTTATTAGTGCTAATGCTGTTGAATATGGATTAAAGATTCTGAAAAATATTAGTTATCAGCAGGTTTTGGCAGTGGGTAGTGCTACTGCTAAAAAGTTGAGTGAAAATAATATCATTATTAATGATTTTCCTAAAAATAAAGCTTCTAGCGAAGCACTGTTAGAACTTGATAGTGTAACCCAGTTAAATGATAAAACAATTTTAATTTTTAGGGGTAAAGGTGGTAGAGAGACCTTAAAGCAAGGTTTGATTAAGCAAGGCAATCAAGTTGAATATGTTGAGGTGTATGAACGTGTTTGCTGTGATATTAGTCACTTACATTGTCAATCTCTTGATAAATTTTTGTTAAGTAGAGAGGGTGTTATTAGTATCACAAGTATAGATAATATGAAATCTCTAATAAAAATAGTTAATCAAATTAATCATATTGATAAATTAAAAAACTATTTATTAGTCGTTTTGAGTGAAAGGATCAAAATTTATGTTAATTCAATTGAGTTTGATAAAGTATTAGTTACTCCAAATACTAGTAATAATGGTATTATTTCAGTATTAATGAATCTTAATACACTTGACAAACCAGTAAAATATAGTTAG
- a CDS encoding calcium/sodium antiporter has product MPDILLPIIALLSGFTLLIWSADKFTENGVKIANIFRISPFIIGIIILGFGTSIPEILVSTLAAIKGNTGLSIGNAIGSNISNISLILGISAIISPINVQWKILKKEWLFLMITTLCAGLLLWDYRLDFKDGLILLSLLVLFFAYIFKQAKNKTHHNFNEVKHNTNKDQIKKTKIILIISLTILVSSAELVAWGGIEVAKIFGISDLIIGLSIIALGTSLPELAVSISSVLKKQYTMVVGNVIGSNIFNIIAVLAIPGLIHPSDVPIEVINRDYPVMLLLTILLFVVSYKFNKKHIINRLEGFFLIGIFSLYMWQLL; this is encoded by the coding sequence ATGCCAGATATTCTACTACCAATTATTGCTTTGTTATCAGGATTTACACTTTTAATTTGGAGTGCAGATAAATTTACTGAAAATGGGGTAAAAATTGCTAATATTTTTAGAATATCGCCCTTTATTATTGGGATAATCATATTAGGGTTTGGCACTAGTATACCTGAAATATTAGTATCGACACTTGCCGCTATAAAAGGTAATACAGGGCTTAGTATTGGCAATGCAATTGGTTCTAATATTTCTAATATTTCCCTAATATTAGGTATTAGCGCAATTATTTCCCCAATTAACGTGCAATGGAAGATCTTAAAGAAAGAATGGTTATTTTTAATGATTACTACACTTTGTGCAGGACTTTTGTTATGGGATTATCGCCTTGATTTCAAAGATGGTTTGATTTTATTATCTTTATTGGTTTTATTTTTTGCTTATATCTTTAAACAAGCAAAAAATAAAACACATCATAATTTTAATGAAGTTAAACATAATACCAATAAGGATCAAATTAAAAAAACTAAGATAATTCTAATTATAAGCTTAACGATTTTGGTCTCTAGCGCAGAACTTGTAGCTTGGGGTGGTATAGAAGTAGCTAAAATATTTGGTATTTCAGATCTTATTATTGGGCTCAGCATTATAGCTCTAGGAACTAGCTTACCAGAACTGGCAGTATCAATCTCAAGCGTTTTGAAAAAACAATATACAATGGTGGTTGGCAATGTAATCGGCTCTAACATATTTAACATTATTGCTGTATTAGCTATACCGGGATTAATCCACCCATCAGATGTACCAATTGAAGTTATAAATAGAGACTATCCAGTCATGTTATTATTGACTATATTATTGTTTGTTGTTTCTTACAAGTTTAACAAAAAACATATTATTAATCGCTTGGAAGGGTTTTTTCTTATTGGGATATTTAGTCTTTATATGTGGCAATTATTATGA
- the tsaE gene encoding tRNA (adenosine(37)-N6)-threonylcarbamoyltransferase complex ATPase subunit type 1 TsaE, giving the protein MKLTLHNESDTYEFAHQLAQCTQLVNSCIVIYLEGDLGVGKTTFARGFIQFYGFDQVKSPTYSLVESYINDKVNIHHFDCYRLGDAQELEYIGIREYLAPGHIQLIEWAELGKGMIAPTDMIIRITDHLDKHELQITTHTQVGNQLLACIN; this is encoded by the coding sequence ATGAAATTAACTCTTCACAATGAGTCTGATACTTATGAATTTGCACATCAATTAGCTCAGTGCACTCAATTAGTTAATAGTTGCATTGTTATTTATTTAGAAGGTGATTTAGGAGTTGGGAAAACTACATTTGCTAGGGGTTTTATCCAGTTCTATGGATTTGATCAAGTTAAAAGTCCTACCTATTCTCTTGTAGAAAGCTATATCAATGATAAAGTCAATATTCACCACTTTGATTGTTATCGATTAGGCGATGCACAAGAATTAGAATATATTGGTATTAGAGAATATTTAGCACCTGGTCATATTCAGTTGATTGAATGGGCAGAATTAGGTAAAGGCATGATTGCGCCAACAGATATGATAATTAGAATAACTGATCATTTGGATAAGCATGAACTACAAATAACAACTCATACACAAGTTGGTAATCAACTACTTGCATGTATCAACTGA
- a CDS encoding HesB/IscA family protein: MIIITKKASDEIILSTHNPENKGLLIRFSVDKTNDGFQYFMGFDDRNDSDIHLESNGIEYIFAYEQKILLEGMVVDFDQIDKNSDYHFVFMNPNDPNYEPPEKECAPDKLNKK; encoded by the coding sequence ATGATTATAATTACAAAAAAAGCGTCGGATGAGATTATTTTATCAACTCATAATCCAGAAAACAAAGGATTATTGATTCGTTTTTCTGTCGATAAAACTAATGATGGGTTCCAATATTTTATGGGTTTTGATGATCGTAATGATAGTGATATTCACCTTGAATCTAATGGTATTGAGTATATTTTTGCTTATGAACAAAAAATATTACTTGAAGGTATGGTGGTAGATTTTGATCAGATAGATAAAAACAGCGATTATCATTTTGTGTTTATGAACCCAAACGATCCAAATTATGAGCCACCAGAAAAGGAATGTGCGCCTGATAAATTAAATAAAAAATAA
- a CDS encoding cobyrinate a,c-diamide synthase: MPLSFYLSAAHKSSGKTVISLGLCAAFKQKSLNVQTFKKGPDYIDPIWLSKASGNPCYNLDFYNMTDNEIIQLYQNQSLNSDIDIIEGNKGLFDGMSVAGGDANADLAKLLMTPVILVIDSTGITRGVAPLLSGYQVFDKEINIAGVILNKVASERHESKLIQAINYYTDIPVLGCIRRSKALIIDERHLGLIPVNETPQSQTFIKKVTNIITDQVDLNTLVDFNCIKSNKKIINTYTNINTIKEKIIIAIAKDAVFNFYYQDDLDKFESLGVKIKYFDTLKDNNLPICDGLFIGGGFPEMQLEALNANQSLLVDIKTKIEQDLPTYVECGGLMYLTNSITHNKKTYSMMGVIDADTYMMSKPVGRGYVELEPTDKHCWAGVSKHIYAHEFHYSKLKNISSNTRYAFNVLRGVGVNNKFDGIMKYNLLASYTHLHNVANNAWVIQFVNFINKVKKQEL, encoded by the coding sequence ATGCCCTTATCGTTTTATCTATCTGCTGCTCATAAATCATCAGGAAAAACTGTTATTAGTTTAGGATTATGTGCTGCATTTAAACAAAAATCTTTAAATGTTCAGACTTTTAAAAAAGGTCCTGATTATATTGATCCTATTTGGCTTTCTAAAGCCAGTGGAAATCCTTGTTATAATCTAGATTTTTATAACATGACTGATAATGAAATTATCCAGTTGTATCAAAATCAAAGTTTAAATAGTGATATTGATATTATTGAAGGAAATAAAGGTTTGTTTGATGGTATGAGTGTTGCTGGTGGTGATGCTAACGCCGATCTTGCTAAATTATTAATGACTCCTGTGATATTAGTGATTGACAGTACAGGTATTACCCGTGGCGTTGCACCACTGCTTAGTGGTTATCAAGTGTTTGATAAAGAGATAAATATTGCTGGTGTTATCTTAAATAAAGTAGCTAGTGAGCGTCATGAATCAAAATTGATACAAGCTATTAATTACTATACTGATATCCCTGTGTTGGGCTGTATACGTCGTTCTAAAGCATTAATAATTGATGAACGTCATCTAGGCTTAATACCTGTTAACGAAACACCACAATCGCAAACTTTTATCAAAAAAGTTACCAATATTATTACTGATCAAGTTGATCTTAATACATTAGTAGATTTTAATTGTATTAAATCCAATAAGAAAATTATTAACACATATACAAATATCAATACAATTAAGGAAAAAATCATTATAGCTATTGCTAAAGATGCTGTGTTTAATTTTTATTATCAAGATGATTTGGATAAATTTGAATCATTAGGCGTTAAAATAAAATATTTTGATACACTTAAAGATAATAATTTGCCAATATGTGATGGATTGTTTATCGGTGGTGGTTTTCCAGAAATGCAACTTGAAGCGTTAAATGCTAATCAATCCTTATTAGTAGATATTAAAACTAAAATAGAACAAGACTTACCAACGTATGTAGAATGTGGTGGTTTAATGTATTTAACCAATAGCATTACTCATAATAAAAAAACCTATTCAATGATGGGTGTAATTGATGCAGATACTTATATGATGTCTAAGCCTGTTGGTAGAGGTTATGTTGAGTTAGAACCAACCGATAAGCATTGTTGGGCTGGAGTATCTAAGCATATTTACGCACATGAATTTCACTACTCAAAGCTTAAAAATATTAGTTCTAATACACGCTATGCTTTTAATGTTTTGCGCGGTGTAGGTGTGAATAATAAGTTTGATGGTATTATGAAGTATAATCTTTTGGCTTCGTACACACATTTGCATAATGTAGCGAATAATGCATGGGTTATACAATTTGTGAATTTTATAAATAAGGTTAAAAAACAGGAATTATGA